The sequence below is a genomic window from bacterium.
ATGGTTTTACAAGTGTTACAAGAAGGAGTTTCCAGATTTCCATATTATCAGTAACAAGTTCCAACCTGTTAGATTTATTTTTTGTTAAAATACAGACAGCGCGCAAAGGAGCCGAAGAAGAAGAAACGTCTGGTATCTCTCCGTGGCTCCACGTACCGTGAACTTGCCATCCGTTCTCCCACCTTCTAAGTATATTTCTATCATCACAAAGAATTTCTGCGTTACCTTTCAACATTTTTAGTGTTGTTGATTTTCCTGCTTCTGAATGCCCTACAAATATCAGCCCTTTTCCGTTAATAATGGAAGCTGAAGAGTGTAAATAAAAAGCATTTCTATCAGCAAGAAGGGGGGCAATCCAAATCTGGTCTGTAGGAAAAAAGGCGAGTGAAAAAAAACCTTCTTTATATAGATTGTCTTTAATGTCCGGATTATTAAATATAACGCCTTCCGTATGATCTTTATTGAATACTGCAATCTTATATACATTTTCTCTGGTCTCCTCTTTTACAAAACAGAGATATATCCAATAACCGTCTTTACGGTAAATTATCCAGGGGGCATTGTGATATACCTTTTCTCCTAAATCTGAATAATTAAATTGAGGCAGATAAAAGGAATGCCTTAAAGTAACATTATCCTCACCAGGACCCTCTACAGCAAAAGTATCAAATTTACTTATAAATTTTATCTTATCAAAATCTAAATCACTTTCTACACAGACAGTAATACCTGCTGTTTTAAAGTAACGCCGATTATGCTTTTTGAGAGGTTTTTCTTTCTCTCTTAAAAACTTTTCAAGTATATCCATTTTAAATATTCCTTTCTGTTTATGTAATACTAAATACTATTTTCTCACAACTTTTACTTCCCAGCCCTTCTCCCCTTCTTTCAAAAACCCGAGTAATCTTGCTTTTGTGTGAGAAATCTCACATAAGTATTCAACAGGAGTATCTAATGTGCCGTGTTCCATCCAAGATTTAGCAGGACACTGGTCGCATAAACCTTTTAAAACGCATTTTGCGCACCTTTCAAGGTATACAGGATTTTCTGCTACCATTTTTCTTACGGTAGGGAAAAAGTTTTGTAAAACCTCTTTTAAAGAACCCTTTTTAAGGTTATAAACTGTTTTTGGATGTCGTAACAGAAGGCACATCTGAAAATTCCCGTAAGCATCCACACAACCACTTTGAATCCCAGCACCACAGTCAAAGAGGGTCTTCCCGACAGGTCCACCACATCTTTCATAATACTCTTTTACATTTTTAATATATCCTTCCTTATCTCTTGTTAGGATTTTAAGGGTTTCTTCAGGAGGTAGCCGTAACTTTCTTATAAGTTGGTTCTTATCTTCTGAATCTCTTCTTGCCCTCAAATCAAAAGACATAGAGTAATTCCCATATTTTGTCTCATTTTGAGGTTTCACATTATTATAAGCCCACTCTTCAAATTTCTCTATCTCTGGCTTAAAAGATGGAAGAATAGACGCCTTAACAGAAAAAGGCATTTCATTTTTTAACAGCAAATTTATTCCATTCCAGGCTTTTTCGTAAGAACCAGCAACCCTTGTTACTTTTTCGTAAGAGGTTTTACTCATTCCATATACCGTAATCTCTATTCCTTCAAGAGGGGGTATATTTTTAAAGAGTTGTGCCAAATGCGGGGTGATTAAACACCCATTTGTAAAAATTAAAACCCTTAATCCAAGTTTTCTTGCATATAAATAAATCTCTTCAAAATCTTGCCTTAATAACGGCTCTCCACCTGTAAATCTAACATTAAGACAACCAAGAGAGGCAGATTCTTTTA
It includes:
- a CDS encoding radical SAM protein, coding for MNKFKKTEEKKYFTKQNTYKNLLNIGKGSLLSSLDIELTERCNNNCIHCYINQPADDENLKNKELSTAEIKSILKESASLGCLNVRFTGGEPLLRQDFEEIYLYARKLGLRVLIFTNGCLITPHLAQLFKNIPPLEGIEITVYGMSKTSYEKVTRVAGSYEKAWNGINLLLKNEMPFSVKASILPSFKPEIEKFEEWAYNNVKPQNETKYGNYSMSFDLRARRDSEDKNQLIRKLRLPPEETLKILTRDKEGYIKNVKEYYERCGGPVGKTLFDCGAGIQSGCVDAYGNFQMCLLLRHPKTVYNLKKGSLKEVLQNFFPTVRKMVAENPVYLERCAKCVLKGLCDQCPAKSWMEHGTLDTPVEYLCEISHTKARLLGFLKEGEKGWEVKVVRK